The Daucus carota subsp. sativus chromosome 2, DH1 v3.0, whole genome shotgun sequence genome includes a window with the following:
- the LOC135150336 gene encoding uncharacterized protein LOC135150336 gives MWNKLVVTYEGTTDIKDSRMDTLIQEYENFKLQDGENIIDMETRFTRIIDELSQLGKNYTQNEKNRRVLKSLPPSWKVKVTTIKEMHNLNDYHIDNLFGNLRAYEEDNVPDIVVPKVEDKKKNMALKSILIDEDENDEDLNEEIQNLDESEIALLTRQLRRVLQSKAQRYGKGFLKSNNQQRVFNSNGRPNYSQNYSPNYKSNFPTNSGYKGKNNQSPNGYNNANVSNNNIYTPPKPKEQNPEETQDVCFECKQPGHYKRECPKLSKGRILVAENGWDLSEDEESPEASEEVVNLCLMAIEDASTSTDISTTNQEVSSSSPTLVDIPFLKLSSLNLLNMEKGELIKLLVEVNTRYDYLDQLFLTTWSEKEKLEDIYQTQQKEFSRVKESNIKLEEEIKTLQDSFIKSKDAITKLEIENVSLILETEEIKDEKLQLNENIQKLHVDLVNLKIQNESLTQERSTTSYLKDSLETEIARILEEKEKEFKIETCRIKDEHSNILAQCKDQERILNAKIDALINDKNDLERTIQRFTKGNEMLDRMVHSKISYNHEGLGYDKNAQRKSNVQPKERTFQKASSSPTLKCSYCNKNGHDVQSCKFKNGEFKGKHIWVRKGTKQNPKVEKYVPYKNVPNEQRQPRFNYRQKPTPFQYRNTRNNIFPSGQSSRNYHVPSYDFYSQNTMRYPNNRNHVYQYANSHKYESRDTRYYDNSRYQGRNNAPRNEYATRNVLPTSNPYLYYEVLTPGPSRQKGTYKFN, from the coding sequence atgtggaacaaattaGTGGTAACCTATGAAGGTACTACGGATataaaagattctcgaatggatactttgatccaagaatacgagaactttaaactccaagatggagaaaatatcatcgatatggaaacaagatttactcGTATAATCGATGAATTATCTCAACTCGGGAAGAACTATactcaaaatgaaaagaatcgtcgggttcttaaatctctccctccgagttggaaagttaaagtCACTACTATtaaagagatgcacaatctcaatgacTATCACATCGATAATCTATTCGGAAACCTTCGTGCTTACGAGGAAGATAATGTTCCGGATATTGTAGTTCCCAAGGTGgaagacaagaagaaaaatatggcattaaaatccatattaatcgatgaagatgaaaatgacGAAGATTTAAACGAAGAAATTCAAAATCTTGATGAAAGCGAAATTGCTTTACTAACAagacaacttcgtcgtgtgcttcaaagcaaagctcaaaggtacggaaaaggcttccttaaatcaaacaatcaacaaagagtttttaactctaatggaaggcctaattactctcaaaattattcTCCTAACTATAAGAGTAATTTTCCTACCAACTCGGGCTATAAAGGCAAAAATAATCAAAGTCCGAATGGCTATAATAATGCCAACGTGAGCAACAATAATATTTACACTCCTCCAAaaccaaaagaacaaaatccggAGGAAACACAAGATGTATGTTTCGAGTGTAAACAACCGGGTCACTATAAACGAGAATGTCCTAAACTATCTAAGGGTCGAATTCTTGTGGCCGAAAAcggttgggatttaagtgaagatgaggAATCTCCCGAagcaagtgaagaagtggttaaTCTATGTTTGATGGCAATCGAGGATGCTTCTACATCAACGGATATCTCCACTACTAACCAAGAGGTAAGTTCTTCTTCACCAACTTTAGTTGATATTCCTTTTCTTAAACTCTCTAGtttgaatttattaaatatggAAAAAGGTGAGTTGATCAAGCTATTAGTGGAAGTAAATACCCGTTATGATTATCTTGATCAATTGTTCCTCACTACTTGGTCCGAGAAAGAAAAGCTTGAAGATATATATCAAACTCAACAAAAAGAGTTCTCTCGGGTAAAGGAATCAAATATtaaacttgaagaagaaataAAAACTCTTCAAGATTCCTTTATAAAATCCAAGGATGcaattacaaaattggaaatTGAGAACGTTTCCTTGATATTAGAAACGGAAGAAATAAAAGATGAGAAGCttcaattaaatgaaaatattcaaaagcttcatgttgatctagTAAATTTGAAAATCCAAAATGAGTCGCTAACTCAAGAAAGATCAACTACGAGTTATCTAAAAGATAGTCTCGAAACTGAAATTGCTCGGATccttgaagaaaaagaaaaagagttcaAAATAGAAACTTGCAGAATCAAGGATGAACATTCCAACATCTTAGCACAATGCAAAGATcaagaaagaattttaaatgctAAGATTGATGCCTTAATCAATGATAAAAATGATCTTGAACGAACGATTCAACGATTTACAAAAGGCAATGAAATGTTGGATAGAATGGTACATTCTAAAATATCCTATAATCATGAAGGATtgggatatgataaaaatgctcaaagAAAAAGCAATGTTCAACCAAAGGAACGAACCTTTCAAAAAGCTTCTAGTTCACCAACACTAAAATGTTCATATTGCAATAAAAATGGACATGACGTTCAAAGTTGCAAATTCAAGAATGGTGAATTTAAGGGGAAGCATATATGGGTTCGTAAAGGAACAAAACAAAATCCCAAGGTTGAAAAATATGTACCATACAAAAATGTTCCTAATGAGCAAAGGCAACCAAGATTTAATTATCGTCAAAAGCCTACACCGTTTCAATATAGAAATACAAGGAACAACATATTTCCAAGTGGTCAATCCTCTAGGAATTATCATGTACCAAGTTATGATTTCTATTCTCAAAATACAATGCGTTATCCAAATAATAGAAATCATGTGTATCAATATGCAAATTCTCATAAATATGAATCGAGAGATACACGGTACTATGATAACTCAAGATATCAAGGTAGGAACAATGCACCTAGAAATGAATATGCTACAAGAAATGTTCTTCCTACTTCAAACCCCTATCTTTATTATGAAGTACTAACCCcaggaccctcaagacaaaagggtacctataaatttaattga